One window from the genome of Dyella sp. A6 encodes:
- the kdsA gene encoding 3-deoxy-8-phosphooctulonate synthase, translated as MKLCGFEVGLDRPLFLIAGPCVVESEQLQVDTAGTLKEITGRLGVNFIFKSSFDKANRSSGQSFRGLGMEEGLRILSEVKRQVGVPVLTDVHEYTPFSEVASVVDVLQTPAFLCRQTDFIQAVARAGKPVNIKKGQFLAPWDMKNVVAKAKAVGNDDIMVCERGVSFGYNNLVSDMRSLGVMRDTGCPVVFDATHSVQLPGGQGTSSGGQREFVPVLARAAVAAGIAGLFAETHPDPSKALSDGPNAWPLGKMEALLETLMELDAVTKRHGFLEQSI; from the coding sequence ATGAAGCTCTGCGGTTTCGAGGTCGGGCTGGATCGTCCGCTGTTCCTGATCGCCGGCCCCTGCGTGGTCGAGTCGGAGCAGTTGCAGGTGGACACGGCCGGCACACTCAAGGAGATCACCGGCCGACTGGGCGTGAACTTCATCTTCAAGTCCAGCTTTGACAAGGCCAATCGCTCGTCCGGACAGAGCTTCCGCGGGCTGGGCATGGAAGAGGGGCTGCGCATTCTCAGCGAGGTGAAACGCCAGGTCGGCGTGCCGGTGCTCACGGATGTGCACGAATACACCCCGTTTTCCGAGGTGGCTTCGGTGGTCGATGTGTTGCAGACCCCAGCTTTCCTCTGCCGCCAGACCGACTTCATCCAGGCGGTGGCCCGCGCCGGCAAGCCGGTGAACATCAAGAAGGGCCAGTTCCTGGCGCCGTGGGACATGAAGAACGTGGTGGCCAAGGCCAAGGCCGTGGGCAACGACGACATCATGGTCTGCGAGCGCGGCGTCAGCTTCGGCTACAACAACCTGGTGTCGGACATGCGCTCGCTTGGCGTGATGCGCGATACCGGTTGCCCGGTGGTGTTCGATGCCACCCATTCGGTGCAGCTGCCGGGCGGGCAGGGCACCAGTTCGGGTGGTCAGCGCGAGTTCGTGCCGGTACTGGCGCGTGCCGCGGTGGCGGCGGGTATCGCGGGGCTTTTCGCCGAGACCCATCCCGATCCCTCGAAGGCGCTCAGCGACGGCCCCAATGCCTGGCCGCTCGGCAAGATGGAGGCGCTGCTGGAAACCCTGATGGAACTCGATGCCGTCACCAAGCGGCACGGATTCCTGGAGCAATCGATCTGA